One genomic segment of Scophthalmus maximus strain ysfricsl-2021 chromosome 3, ASM2237912v1, whole genome shotgun sequence includes these proteins:
- the LOC118316228 gene encoding deoxyribonuclease-1 isoform X2 yields MSWHSSHLPILVLVSFLTLLVGRETVSGFRICSYNVHKFDFQKALKYRLVHTLTRIVYRCDICLLQNVVDPDRRAINSLLSSLNRYDGYNYKSVSSKGLGNSPDDMQQYVFIYRTQTVNVTDRYQYESKPRTFVREPFAVQFQSENTAIKKFALVALHTEPTQAVQEIDQLYDVFEKVSKKWNNANVMFLGDFHAGCGYMTRSDKKNIRLFTNSKFSWLIGDKVDTTVNTGTNCPFERIVVHGKAFLKEITPFSAKVYNFGKELKLSRTKVMEVSENYPVEVMLKSPALLLQATPITILLIFSAVVHCLL; encoded by the exons ATGAGTTGGCACTCATCTCATCTCcccatcctcgtcctcgtctcttTCCTCACCCTCTTGGTCGGGAGAGAAACGGTGTCAGGATTCAGGATCTGCTCCTACAACGTGCACAAGTTCGACTTCCAGAAAGCTTTAAAATACAGACTGGTACACACTTTGACACGG ATTGTGTATCGCTGTGATATCTGCCTCCTGCAGAACGTGGTAGATCCTGACAGACGAGCCATCAACTCCCTGCTGTCGTCCCTCAACAG GTATGATGGCTACAATTACAAGTCAGTGTCCAGTAAAGGTCTGGGAAATTCTCCGGATGATATGCAGCAGTATGTTTTCATCTACAG GACACAGACGGTGAATGTGACGGACCGTTATCAGTACGAGAGCAAACCGCGAACCTTCGTCAGAGAACCGTTTGCCGTTCAGTTCCAAAGCGAGAATACCG CAATCAAGAAGTTTGCCTTGGTTGCTCTCCATACGGAGCCCACACAGGCCGTCCAGGAGATTGACCAGCTGTATGACGTCTTTGAGAAAGTCAGCAAGAAGTGGAACAACGCG aatgtGATGTTCCTGGGAGATTTCCACGCCGGCTGCGGCTACATGACCCGAAGCGACAAGAAAAATATCAGACTGTTCACCAACTCAAAGTTCTCCTGGCTGATCGGAGACAAAGTGGACACCACCGTCAATACAGGAACCAACTGTCCTtttgaaag gATCGTGGTGCATGGGAAAGCTTTCCTGAAGGAGATTACTCCTTTCTCCGCGAAGGTCTACAACTTTGGCAAGGAGCTCAAACTGAGCAGGACAAAG GTGATGGAGGTGAGCGAAAACTACCCTGTGGAGGTGATGCTAAAGAGCCCCGCCCTTCTCCTTCAGGCCACGCCCATCAcaatcctcctcatcttctccgCGGTCGTCCACTGCCTCCTGTGA
- the LOC118316228 gene encoding deoxyribonuclease gamma isoform X1 — protein MSWHSSHLPILVLVSFLTLLVGRETVSGFRICSYNVHKFDFQKALKYRLVHTLTRIVYRCDICLLQNVVDPDRRAINSLLSSLNRESARYDGYNYKSVSSKGLGNSPDDMQQYVFIYRTQTVNVTDRYQYESKPRTFVREPFAVQFQSENTAIKKFALVALHTEPTQAVQEIDQLYDVFEKVSKKWNNANVMFLGDFHAGCGYMTRSDKKNIRLFTNSKFSWLIGDKVDTTVNTGTNCPFERIVVHGKAFLKEITPFSAKVYNFGKELKLSRTKVMEVSENYPVEVMLKSPALLLQATPITILLIFSAVVHCLL, from the exons ATGAGTTGGCACTCATCTCATCTCcccatcctcgtcctcgtctcttTCCTCACCCTCTTGGTCGGGAGAGAAACGGTGTCAGGATTCAGGATCTGCTCCTACAACGTGCACAAGTTCGACTTCCAGAAAGCTTTAAAATACAGACTGGTACACACTTTGACACGG ATTGTGTATCGCTGTGATATCTGCCTCCTGCAGAACGTGGTAGATCCTGACAGACGAGCCATCAACTCCCTGCTGTCGTCCCTCAACAG GGAATCTGCCAG GTATGATGGCTACAATTACAAGTCAGTGTCCAGTAAAGGTCTGGGAAATTCTCCGGATGATATGCAGCAGTATGTTTTCATCTACAG GACACAGACGGTGAATGTGACGGACCGTTATCAGTACGAGAGCAAACCGCGAACCTTCGTCAGAGAACCGTTTGCCGTTCAGTTCCAAAGCGAGAATACCG CAATCAAGAAGTTTGCCTTGGTTGCTCTCCATACGGAGCCCACACAGGCCGTCCAGGAGATTGACCAGCTGTATGACGTCTTTGAGAAAGTCAGCAAGAAGTGGAACAACGCG aatgtGATGTTCCTGGGAGATTTCCACGCCGGCTGCGGCTACATGACCCGAAGCGACAAGAAAAATATCAGACTGTTCACCAACTCAAAGTTCTCCTGGCTGATCGGAGACAAAGTGGACACCACCGTCAATACAGGAACCAACTGTCCTtttgaaag gATCGTGGTGCATGGGAAAGCTTTCCTGAAGGAGATTACTCCTTTCTCCGCGAAGGTCTACAACTTTGGCAAGGAGCTCAAACTGAGCAGGACAAAG GTGATGGAGGTGAGCGAAAACTACCCTGTGGAGGTGATGCTAAAGAGCCCCGCCCTTCTCCTTCAGGCCACGCCCATCAcaatcctcctcatcttctccgCGGTCGTCCACTGCCTCCTGTGA
- the hm13 gene encoding minor histocompatibility antigen H13 isoform X1 → MSEAEPVPASAPEAAAAAVLEALNATDSNGTEALNVTAKFVATAEGTALAYGSLVFMALLPIFFGALRSVTCSKSKELGENDCHSGFRNAADMPETITSRDAARFPIIASCTLFGLYLFFKVFSQEYINLLLSVYFFALGVLAMSHTMSPLMSRIFPDSFPNKQFQLLFTQGSGESKEEIVNYEFDTKNLVCLVISSVVGVWYLLKKHWIANNLFGLAFALNGVELLHLNNVSTGCILLGGLFVYDVFWVFGTNVMVTVARSFEAPIKLVFPQDLLEKGLDASNFAMLGLGDIVIPGIFIALLLRFDVSLKKNSRTYFYSSFLAYIFGLGLTIFVMHTFKHAQPALLYLVPACIGFPVLVALLKGELTEMFRYEETPPEEEGAKEESSESEKKDQ, encoded by the exons ATGTCTGAGGCAGAACCAGTCCCGGCCTCGGCCCcggaggccgccgccgccgctgtcctGGAAGCCCTGAACGCCACGGACTCCAACGGCACCGAGGCGCTCAACGTTACGGCCAAATTCGTGGCCACCGCGGAAGGCACGGCGCTCGCATATGGCAGCCTGGTGTTCATGGCGCTCCTGCCCATCTTCTTCGGGGCCCTGCGCTCCGTCACCTGCTCCAAATCGAAG GAGCTCGGAGAAAATGATTGCCATTCTGGGTTCAGA AATGCAGCGGATATGCCAGAAACCATCACCAGTCGCGACGCGGCGAGGTTTCCCATCATCGCCAGCTGCACCCTGTTTGGACTCTACCTATTTTTCAAG GTATTTTCTCAAGAGTACATCAACCTGCTGCTGTCCGTCTACTTCTTCGCGCTGGGCGTCCTGGCTATGTCTCACACTATGAg TCCTCTGATGTCCAGAATCTTTCCAGATTCGTTCCCAAACAAACAGTTTCAGCTGCTCTTCACTCAGGGCTCCGGAGAGTCCAAAGAAG AAATAGTCAACTATGAGTTTGACACCAAGAACCTGGTGTGTCTGGTCATCAGCAGCGTGGTTGGAGTCTGGTACCTGCTTAAAAAG CACTGGATAGCCAATAACCTCTTTGGCCTTGCCTTCGCCCTGAATGGCGTGGAGCTGCTCCACCTGAACAACGTCAGTACCGGCTGCATCCTGCTGGGAGGGCTGTTCGTCTACGACGTGTTCTGG GTGTTTGGTACCAACGTCATGGTGACGGTTGCCAGGTCCTTTGAAGCACCAATCAAAC tgGTGTTTCCTCAGGACCTGTTGGAGAAAGGTCTTGATGCCAGTAACTTTGCCATGCTTGGTCTTGGTGACATCGTCATCCCAGGTATCTTCATCGCCCTGTTGCTGCGCTTCGACGTCAG CTTAAAGAAGAACAGCAGGACGTATTTCTACTCCAGCTTCCTGGCCTACATCTTTGGACTGGGCCTCACCATCTTCGTCATGCACACCTTCAAACACGCACAG cccgCTCTGCTGTACCTGGTCCCCGCCTGTATCGGCTTCCCCGTCCTCGTAGCATTGCTCAAGGGAGAGCTCACAGAGATGTTCAG GTACGAGGAGACCCCACCTGAGGAGGAAGGTGCTAAAGAGGAGTCGTCAGAATCAGAGAAGAAAGACCAATag
- the hm13 gene encoding minor histocompatibility antigen H13 isoform X2 has protein sequence MSEAEPVPASAPEAAAAAVLEALNATDSNGTEALNVTAKFVATAEGTALAYGSLVFMALLPIFFGALRSVTCSKSKNAADMPETITSRDAARFPIIASCTLFGLYLFFKVFSQEYINLLLSVYFFALGVLAMSHTMSPLMSRIFPDSFPNKQFQLLFTQGSGESKEEIVNYEFDTKNLVCLVISSVVGVWYLLKKHWIANNLFGLAFALNGVELLHLNNVSTGCILLGGLFVYDVFWVFGTNVMVTVARSFEAPIKLVFPQDLLEKGLDASNFAMLGLGDIVIPGIFIALLLRFDVSLKKNSRTYFYSSFLAYIFGLGLTIFVMHTFKHAQPALLYLVPACIGFPVLVALLKGELTEMFRYEETPPEEEGAKEESSESEKKDQ, from the exons ATGTCTGAGGCAGAACCAGTCCCGGCCTCGGCCCcggaggccgccgccgccgctgtcctGGAAGCCCTGAACGCCACGGACTCCAACGGCACCGAGGCGCTCAACGTTACGGCCAAATTCGTGGCCACCGCGGAAGGCACGGCGCTCGCATATGGCAGCCTGGTGTTCATGGCGCTCCTGCCCATCTTCTTCGGGGCCCTGCGCTCCGTCACCTGCTCCAAATCGAAG AATGCAGCGGATATGCCAGAAACCATCACCAGTCGCGACGCGGCGAGGTTTCCCATCATCGCCAGCTGCACCCTGTTTGGACTCTACCTATTTTTCAAG GTATTTTCTCAAGAGTACATCAACCTGCTGCTGTCCGTCTACTTCTTCGCGCTGGGCGTCCTGGCTATGTCTCACACTATGAg TCCTCTGATGTCCAGAATCTTTCCAGATTCGTTCCCAAACAAACAGTTTCAGCTGCTCTTCACTCAGGGCTCCGGAGAGTCCAAAGAAG AAATAGTCAACTATGAGTTTGACACCAAGAACCTGGTGTGTCTGGTCATCAGCAGCGTGGTTGGAGTCTGGTACCTGCTTAAAAAG CACTGGATAGCCAATAACCTCTTTGGCCTTGCCTTCGCCCTGAATGGCGTGGAGCTGCTCCACCTGAACAACGTCAGTACCGGCTGCATCCTGCTGGGAGGGCTGTTCGTCTACGACGTGTTCTGG GTGTTTGGTACCAACGTCATGGTGACGGTTGCCAGGTCCTTTGAAGCACCAATCAAAC tgGTGTTTCCTCAGGACCTGTTGGAGAAAGGTCTTGATGCCAGTAACTTTGCCATGCTTGGTCTTGGTGACATCGTCATCCCAGGTATCTTCATCGCCCTGTTGCTGCGCTTCGACGTCAG CTTAAAGAAGAACAGCAGGACGTATTTCTACTCCAGCTTCCTGGCCTACATCTTTGGACTGGGCCTCACCATCTTCGTCATGCACACCTTCAAACACGCACAG cccgCTCTGCTGTACCTGGTCCCCGCCTGTATCGGCTTCCCCGTCCTCGTAGCATTGCTCAAGGGAGAGCTCACAGAGATGTTCAG GTACGAGGAGACCCCACCTGAGGAGGAAGGTGCTAAAGAGGAGTCGTCAGAATCAGAGAAGAAAGACCAATag
- the hm13 gene encoding minor histocompatibility antigen H13 isoform X3: MSEAEPVPASAPEAAAAAVLEALNATDSNGTEALNVTAKFVATAEGTALAYGSLVFMALLPIFFGALRSVTCSKSKNAADMPETITSRDAARFPIIASCTLFGLYLFFKVFSQEYINLLLSVYFFALGVLAMSHTMSPLMSRIFPDSFPNKQFQLLFTQGSGESKEEIVNYEFDTKNLVCLVISSVVGVWYLLKKHWIANNLFGLAFALNGVELLHLNNVSTGCILLGGLFVYDVFWVFGTNVMVTVARSFEAPIKLVFPQDLLEKGLDASNFAMLGLGDIVIPGIFIALLLRFDVSLKKNSRTYFYSSFLAYIFGLGLTIFVMHTFKHAQPALLYLVPACIGFPVLVALLKGELTEMFSYESSEEVLPGSPRLTSYPTVSGSPASLASSMDAVSAATGSSPRRRRLQPTSM, encoded by the exons ATGTCTGAGGCAGAACCAGTCCCGGCCTCGGCCCcggaggccgccgccgccgctgtcctGGAAGCCCTGAACGCCACGGACTCCAACGGCACCGAGGCGCTCAACGTTACGGCCAAATTCGTGGCCACCGCGGAAGGCACGGCGCTCGCATATGGCAGCCTGGTGTTCATGGCGCTCCTGCCCATCTTCTTCGGGGCCCTGCGCTCCGTCACCTGCTCCAAATCGAAG AATGCAGCGGATATGCCAGAAACCATCACCAGTCGCGACGCGGCGAGGTTTCCCATCATCGCCAGCTGCACCCTGTTTGGACTCTACCTATTTTTCAAG GTATTTTCTCAAGAGTACATCAACCTGCTGCTGTCCGTCTACTTCTTCGCGCTGGGCGTCCTGGCTATGTCTCACACTATGAg TCCTCTGATGTCCAGAATCTTTCCAGATTCGTTCCCAAACAAACAGTTTCAGCTGCTCTTCACTCAGGGCTCCGGAGAGTCCAAAGAAG AAATAGTCAACTATGAGTTTGACACCAAGAACCTGGTGTGTCTGGTCATCAGCAGCGTGGTTGGAGTCTGGTACCTGCTTAAAAAG CACTGGATAGCCAATAACCTCTTTGGCCTTGCCTTCGCCCTGAATGGCGTGGAGCTGCTCCACCTGAACAACGTCAGTACCGGCTGCATCCTGCTGGGAGGGCTGTTCGTCTACGACGTGTTCTGG GTGTTTGGTACCAACGTCATGGTGACGGTTGCCAGGTCCTTTGAAGCACCAATCAAAC tgGTGTTTCCTCAGGACCTGTTGGAGAAAGGTCTTGATGCCAGTAACTTTGCCATGCTTGGTCTTGGTGACATCGTCATCCCAGGTATCTTCATCGCCCTGTTGCTGCGCTTCGACGTCAG CTTAAAGAAGAACAGCAGGACGTATTTCTACTCCAGCTTCCTGGCCTACATCTTTGGACTGGGCCTCACCATCTTCGTCATGCACACCTTCAAACACGCACAG cccgCTCTGCTGTACCTGGTCCCCGCCTGTATCGGCTTCCCCGTCCTCGTAGCATTGCTCAAGGGAGAGCTCACAGAGATGTTCAG CTATGAGTCGTCAGAGGAGGTTCTCCCTGGCTCTCCCAGACTCACTTCCTACCCAACCGTCAGCGGCTCGCCTGCCAGCCTTGCTAGCTCCATGGATGCCGTCTCTGCGGCGACAGGCTCctccccccgccgccgccggttACAGCCAACCTCCATGTAG
- the LOC118317261 gene encoding MRG/MORF4L-binding protein has translation MGEADVTLTQTDEKPPDSALVPGEDSVVWSHEVEVCLFHAMIGHKPVGVNRHFHMICIRDKFSQNIGRQVSSSVIWDHLGTMYDMQALHESEILPFPNNEKSFSLPDDIIQEVKEGKLGSEEETKEEFRMEREPPATHEEGSNSSVKMSERTSSSRDKERERDKEKGGSEGGGGGGGGSGGGGGGGGGGGAKEAEKRKRSRAAEKLLSSSNPASPGGVKRRRT, from the exons ATGGGGGAGGCGGACGTGACACTGACTCAGACCGACGAGAAGCCTCCCGACTCGGCGCTGGTTCCCGGGGAGGACTCGGTGGTGTGGAGCCACGAGGTGGAGGTCTGCCTGTTCCACGCGATGATCGGACACAAACCCGTCG GTGTGAACCGTCACTTCCACATGATCTGTATCCGAGACAAGTTCAGTCAGAACATCGGTCGCCAggtctcctcctccgtcatctgGGACCATCTGGGGACCATGTACGACATGCAGGCTCTG cacgAGTCTGAGATATTGCCATTTCCAAACAATGAGAAGAGTTTCTCTCtgcctgatgacatcatccaggAAGTAAAAGAAG gtaagctcggctcagaggaggagaccaaAGAGGAGTtcaggatggagagagaaccGCCAGCGACACACGAAGAAG GAAGTAACTCGTCGGTGAAGATGTCGGAGCGAACGAGCAGCAGCCGggacaaggagagagagcgagacaaggagaagggagggagtgaaggcgggggaggaggaggaggcggaagtggtggtggaggaggaggtggaggaggaggaggagccaaggaggcagagaagaggaagaggagccgaGCTGCCGAGAAACTGCTGTCGTCTTCCAACCCTGCGAGTCCGGGAGGAGTAAAGAGGAGACGCACCTGA